The Afipia massiliensis genome has a segment encoding these proteins:
- a CDS encoding DUF1116 domain-containing protein, giving the protein MKLIEEANKQAVARILEGEPKLIDIVPARDVLKGLKERMVLHAGPPITWDKMCGPMRGAVAGAIVFEGWASDLDAATELAASGGIEFHPNHHFGAVGPMTGMTTVSMPLFVVENTRFSNRAYCAINEGLGKVMRFGGNDASVLARLAWLRDVFGPVLAKAIRARGGIELKSIIARGLSMGDEMHQRNLACSSVFLREVGPSMARTSTDNAVLADCIAFIAQNDQFFLNIAMAMGKAMTDPAKGIRGSTVVTAMCRNGTDFGVRVSGLGDQWFTAPVEMPEGLYFAGYSEKDANPDMGDSAIVETIGLGGFAMAASPAVAGFIGAGAPSSAGNFTRAMGEITVGQNPEWTIAALDFAGVPTGIDVRLVVETGLAPIINTGIAHREPGIGQVGAGVVKAPMACFQQAVRAIAKDLGVS; this is encoded by the coding sequence ATGAAACTGATCGAAGAAGCAAACAAGCAGGCCGTGGCGCGCATTCTGGAAGGCGAGCCAAAGCTGATCGACATCGTTCCGGCGCGGGATGTGCTCAAGGGCTTAAAGGAGCGCATGGTTCTTCATGCCGGGCCGCCGATCACATGGGACAAGATGTGCGGTCCGATGCGCGGCGCGGTCGCAGGCGCGATCGTTTTTGAGGGCTGGGCGTCCGATCTCGATGCGGCTACCGAACTGGCAGCGAGCGGCGGCATCGAATTCCACCCCAATCACCATTTTGGCGCAGTCGGTCCAATGACCGGCATGACCACCGTGTCGATGCCTCTTTTCGTCGTCGAGAACACCCGGTTCTCCAACCGGGCCTACTGCGCGATTAACGAAGGACTCGGCAAGGTGATGCGCTTCGGCGGGAATGACGCGAGCGTACTCGCCCGTCTCGCCTGGCTGCGTGATGTGTTTGGACCGGTGCTCGCCAAGGCCATTCGTGCGCGCGGTGGCATCGAGTTGAAGTCGATCATCGCGCGCGGTCTCTCGATGGGCGACGAAATGCATCAACGCAATCTCGCCTGTTCGAGCGTGTTTCTTAGAGAAGTCGGGCCGTCAATGGCGCGCACGTCGACCGATAACGCGGTTCTTGCTGACTGCATCGCCTTCATTGCACAGAACGATCAGTTCTTTCTCAACATCGCGATGGCGATGGGCAAGGCGATGACCGATCCGGCGAAAGGCATTCGCGGCTCAACGGTCGTCACTGCCATGTGCCGCAACGGCACCGACTTCGGCGTGCGCGTGAGTGGCCTCGGTGATCAGTGGTTCACCGCGCCGGTCGAAATGCCCGAGGGGCTCTATTTCGCGGGCTATTCCGAAAAGGACGCTAATCCCGACATGGGCGACTCCGCCATTGTCGAGACAATTGGTCTCGGTGGCTTCGCCATGGCGGCTTCACCTGCGGTAGCCGGGTTCATCGGCGCTGGCGCGCCGTCGTCAGCGGGAAATTTCACCCGGGCAATGGGCGAAATCACCGTGGGGCAAAATCCGGAATGGACGATAGCTGCACTTGATTTTGCGGGCGTTCCGACCGGCATCGACGTGCGGCTTGTGGTTGAAACCGGGCTGGCACCGATCATCAACACCGGTATCGCGCACCGCGAACCTGGAATCGGGCAGGTGGGTGCGGGCGTGGTGAAGGCCCCGATGGCCTGCTTCCAGCAAGCCGTTCGGGCCATTGCGAAAGACCTGGGGGTATCATGA
- a CDS encoding gamma-glutamyltransferase family protein: protein MLQTKRSYRGMVTAPHHLAAQAGLSVLSDGGNAIEAMIASAAAIAVVYPHMNGLGGDSFWLIGKPGSAPIGIQACGRSAMAADRNWYRERGCAAVPGRGPLSALTVAGTVDGWEKAQNLSRRQHGGRLPMSRLLQDAIRYAWEGVPVPQTLHENTKKKRPELQDVPGFADVYLPNGAPLVVGSKLRQPRVADTLARLSQAGLSDFYRGDLARSMAADLEKAGSPLRLADLERHQATLVTPLSLDVAGHKVFNMPPPTQGLASLLILGLYARRIANEADGIDHLHRLVECTKAAFRVRNRHVTDPDYMERAATDFLTEEALAALDETVATGRAAPWPDPSKQGDTVWLAATDRSGLSVSFIQSIYWEFGSGVILPQTGVTWQNRGTSFSLAENEQNRLEPSRLPFHTIQPAMAELSDGRLMSYGTMGGEGQPQTQAAIFSRYALHGQDLQSTVTAPRWLLGRTWGEENNNLKIESRFDPGTIGAMRSLGHDVQVVGAFEEFMGHAGAIVWHPDGLMEGASDPRSDGVVAAR, encoded by the coding sequence ATGTTGCAGACGAAAAGAAGCTATCGAGGCATGGTCACGGCGCCGCATCATCTCGCGGCACAGGCTGGTCTTTCGGTTCTGTCCGATGGCGGCAATGCGATTGAAGCGATGATTGCTTCTGCGGCTGCAATCGCCGTCGTATATCCGCACATGAACGGCCTCGGCGGAGATAGCTTTTGGCTGATCGGCAAGCCGGGATCGGCGCCAATCGGAATTCAGGCATGCGGGCGCTCCGCGATGGCCGCCGATCGCAACTGGTACCGCGAGCGCGGGTGCGCTGCCGTCCCCGGGCGCGGTCCGTTATCGGCGCTGACGGTTGCAGGCACCGTTGACGGCTGGGAGAAGGCGCAGAATCTCAGTCGCCGGCAGCATGGCGGTCGATTGCCGATGTCACGGCTTCTGCAGGACGCAATTCGTTACGCGTGGGAAGGGGTGCCAGTTCCGCAGACCCTTCACGAAAACACCAAGAAGAAGCGCCCCGAGTTGCAAGACGTGCCGGGCTTCGCCGATGTCTACTTGCCGAACGGCGCTCCGCTTGTTGTCGGCTCCAAACTCAGGCAGCCACGCGTTGCGGACACGCTCGCCCGCCTATCGCAAGCGGGCCTTTCTGATTTCTATCGCGGCGATCTTGCGCGATCGATGGCCGCGGATTTGGAGAAGGCGGGTAGCCCGCTTCGTCTGGCCGATCTCGAACGTCATCAGGCAACCTTGGTGACTCCCTTGTCGCTTGATGTGGCAGGTCACAAGGTTTTCAATATGCCGCCGCCGACGCAAGGTCTGGCGTCGCTGTTGATCCTCGGACTCTACGCGCGGCGTATCGCCAACGAGGCGGATGGCATCGATCATCTGCACCGGCTGGTCGAATGCACGAAAGCGGCATTCCGCGTTCGCAACCGCCATGTGACAGATCCCGACTACATGGAGCGGGCTGCGACTGATTTCCTGACGGAAGAAGCGCTCGCAGCTCTCGATGAAACTGTTGCGACAGGACGCGCTGCCCCGTGGCCAGATCCTTCCAAGCAGGGTGACACGGTATGGCTCGCCGCAACCGACCGCAGCGGTCTGAGCGTCAGCTTCATTCAAAGTATCTACTGGGAGTTCGGTTCGGGGGTCATTCTTCCTCAGACCGGTGTGACCTGGCAAAATCGCGGAACGAGCTTCAGCCTCGCCGAGAATGAACAGAATCGGCTTGAGCCGTCGCGCCTTCCGTTCCACACGATCCAGCCTGCAATGGCCGAGCTGAGCGACGGTCGGCTGATGTCCTATGGCACGATGGGCGGTGAAGGGCAGCCGCAAACGCAGGCCGCCATCTTCTCGCGCTACGCACTCCACGGTCAGGATCTCCAGTCGACAGTCACGGCCCCGCGCTGGCTGCTCGGTCGAACGTGGGGCGAGGAAAACAACAATCTGAAAATCGAGTCTCGTTTCGATCCAGGGACAATCGGCGCCATGCGCAGCCTCGGACACGATGTTCAGGTGGTGGGGGCGTTCGAGGAGTTCATGGGGCACGCGGGCGCAATCGTATGGCACCCGGATGGTTTGATGGAGGGCGCAAGCGATCCCCGCAGCGATGGCGTGGTGGCCGCGCGGTAG
- a CDS encoding polysaccharide deacetylase family protein → MGEKPATQTGASNTLGNIVKSAPNVGGFQQDVGHVSRASGERSGQTLEVPSHGRYGYSAIVRRPDFNWPEGKRLAVYIGLNLEHFAFGDGLGAELCPGGPQPDVLNYAWRDYGNRVGVWRLIDLFDELSLPVSVLANSSIYDYCPEVMDAFRVRGAEVVGHGRTNSERQGIMPQAQERLLIEECTEVITRAEGRPPAGWLGPWISQSSVTPDLLAEAGYSYLLDWCMDDQPVWFSTRDGGRILSVPYPQELNDIPSIVGRKDSGEQFAAMIVDTFEEMLEQSTKQSLVMGIALHPYLVGQPHRLRPLRRALQTIVAKRSDIWITTAGGVADHCRTLPEGIIPS, encoded by the coding sequence ATGGGCGAGAAACCCGCCACGCAGACAGGCGCGTCGAATACACTGGGCAACATCGTGAAGTCTGCGCCCAACGTTGGAGGCTTCCAGCAAGATGTTGGTCACGTATCGAGGGCGTCCGGCGAGCGATCAGGGCAAACCCTCGAAGTTCCTTCTCACGGGCGTTATGGCTATAGCGCCATCGTCAGACGACCCGACTTCAACTGGCCCGAAGGCAAGCGCCTTGCGGTCTACATCGGCCTAAATCTTGAGCACTTCGCCTTTGGCGACGGTTTAGGCGCGGAACTTTGCCCTGGCGGACCGCAGCCGGATGTTCTGAACTATGCATGGCGCGACTACGGTAACCGGGTCGGTGTCTGGCGATTGATTGACCTGTTCGACGAACTGTCACTGCCGGTCTCGGTGCTCGCGAACAGCAGCATCTATGACTACTGTCCGGAGGTGATGGATGCTTTCCGGGTGCGCGGAGCCGAGGTGGTCGGTCACGGTCGGACGAATTCGGAGCGGCAGGGCATAATGCCGCAAGCACAGGAGCGACTGCTGATCGAGGAGTGCACCGAGGTCATCACGCGCGCGGAGGGGCGTCCGCCGGCTGGTTGGCTCGGGCCCTGGATTTCGCAATCTTCGGTTACACCGGATCTGCTGGCCGAGGCTGGCTACAGCTATCTGCTGGACTGGTGCATGGACGACCAGCCGGTATGGTTTTCGACCAGAGATGGCGGGCGCATTCTTTCAGTGCCGTATCCGCAGGAGCTGAACGATATTCCCTCCATCGTCGGCAGGAAAGATTCTGGCGAACAGTTCGCGGCGATGATTGTCGATACCTTCGAGGAAATGCTGGAGCAGTCAACGAAGCAATCCCTCGTGATGGGAATCGCGCTGCATCCTTATCTTGTCGGGCAGCCGCATCGTCTGCGGCCACTGCGGCGCGCGCTGCAAACCATCGTTGCGAAGCGCAGCGACATCTGGATTACGACCGCTGGAGGCGTCGCGGACCATTGCCGCACGTTGCCGGAAGGGATCATTCCGTCTTGA
- a CDS encoding oxamate carbamoyltransferase subunit AllH family protein: MMIADRIRTLERALQPGRAEIRQVPAIGELGLLAEKVLQVESNGRVVAVFDRSFYAVLGSQWICVGLPHLGSGPLHVLCERRPQCWPMVGAVVAVTGSILVIDNKPFATFDGASIWKPELAPGWTRAGLRIGLVAVDEFWRVGSAEEGLAAAGCAQPPTELTPLVAAAAAGIAALGRVIIDALHERAPSSADCAELVNLIGLGPGLTPSGDDLIGGALIALAALDLLNVRDLIWDVCREHLDRTNDISRVHLRTAALGYGAAAMHAAVHATMTGEVGRVERALAAVSAIGHSSGRDGFAGVLIALRAVERNLSGDKERSSVSIRT; this comes from the coding sequence ATGATGATTGCGGATCGAATACGAACTTTGGAGCGCGCCCTACAGCCCGGGCGAGCTGAAATTCGCCAAGTTCCGGCCATTGGTGAGCTAGGCTTGCTGGCCGAAAAGGTCCTTCAGGTTGAAAGCAACGGCCGGGTTGTCGCTGTTTTCGATCGCTCTTTTTACGCTGTGCTCGGCAGCCAGTGGATTTGTGTTGGCCTCCCGCATCTTGGCTCTGGTCCGCTGCACGTTTTGTGCGAGCGTCGGCCACAGTGTTGGCCAATGGTCGGGGCTGTGGTCGCAGTGACTGGCTCAATCCTTGTTATCGACAACAAGCCGTTCGCCACGTTCGATGGCGCCTCCATCTGGAAACCAGAGCTGGCTCCCGGTTGGACGCGTGCCGGTTTGCGGATCGGGCTCGTCGCTGTTGACGAATTCTGGCGTGTTGGTTCGGCGGAGGAGGGATTGGCGGCGGCGGGTTGTGCGCAACCTCCCACGGAACTTACGCCGCTCGTCGCTGCCGCTGCCGCGGGAATCGCTGCTCTCGGTCGCGTTATCATAGATGCGCTCCATGAGCGCGCTCCGTCGTCTGCGGACTGTGCGGAGCTTGTAAATCTGATCGGCCTTGGGCCCGGTCTCACGCCGTCCGGCGATGATCTGATCGGGGGCGCGCTGATCGCGCTGGCGGCGCTCGATCTGTTGAATGTGCGGGACCTTATCTGGGACGTCTGCCGCGAGCATCTTGATCGCACCAACGACATCAGCCGGGTACATTTGCGGACAGCGGCGCTCGGCTATGGAGCCGCCGCAATGCATGCTGCAGTTCACGCGACGATGACAGGCGAGGTGGGTCGTGTTGAGCGGGCTTTGGCCGCAGTATCGGCGATCGGTCACAGCTCGGGCCGCGACGGCTTTGCAGGTGTCTTGATTGCGCTGCGAGCGGTCGAGCGGAATCTTTCCGGCGATAAAGAACGAAGCTCTGTTTCCATCCGCACCTAA
- a CDS encoding TetR family transcriptional regulator: protein MNETSAKKRSVRKKPEGKRKRDSALTKESILQAATFEFCRNGLGGARVDAIAARAKANMRLLYHYFGDKNGLYLAALEHVYTEIRAAEQQLNLDSLDPATALQELIDFTFTFFQNHQDYIAMINTENLQRGKYLRKSRKIAALTMPLVSNIENILRRGAAAGIFRSGIDPIQLYVTITAFSYFHVSNRHTLSLMFDKDLSDPQWLADRRMHTHDVIATWLMAPDALHKDGKKVSSPKLSPVRGKASDLV, encoded by the coding sequence ATGAACGAGACGTCAGCAAAGAAGCGTTCGGTACGAAAGAAGCCAGAGGGCAAGCGCAAGCGGGATTCTGCCCTCACCAAGGAATCGATCCTGCAGGCAGCTACTTTTGAGTTCTGCCGGAATGGTCTTGGCGGAGCGCGCGTCGATGCGATTGCCGCGCGCGCAAAGGCCAATATGCGTTTGCTGTATCATTACTTCGGAGACAAGAACGGGCTTTACCTGGCTGCTCTTGAGCACGTCTATACGGAGATCCGGGCCGCTGAACAGCAGCTTAATCTGGACAGCCTCGACCCCGCGACAGCTCTACAGGAGCTCATCGATTTTACGTTCACGTTTTTTCAGAATCACCAAGACTACATCGCTATGATCAACACCGAGAATCTGCAGCGCGGGAAATACCTTCGTAAATCCCGCAAAATTGCAGCGCTCACCATGCCGCTTGTTTCCAACATCGAGAACATTCTGCGGCGCGGAGCGGCGGCAGGTATTTTCCGCAGCGGGATAGATCCTATCCAGCTCTACGTGACGATTACCGCATTCAGCTACTTCCATGTGTCGAACCGGCACACGCTGTCGTTGATGTTCGACAAGGATCTGAGCGATCCGCAATGGCTCGCTGATCGCCGCATGCACACTCACGATGTCATCGCGACATGGTTGATGGCCCCTGATGCGCTACACAAGGACGGCAAAAAAGTGTCCTCTCCGAAGCTCTCGCCTGTGCGGGGCAAGGCGTCCGACTTGGTGTAA
- a CDS encoding branched-chain amino acid ABC transporter permease, translating into MSILPAIITGLALGSMYGLLALGFHVTYAVSGTVNFSQGSSMTLGAVAGYFFLVLWGWPGALGIPAVLAICALYGLIIERYAVRPFVQRGSDNWLMATVAVGIIVDNLMLFVFGKEPRGFPSILAVKPIQIVEGAGVYPLQLLIPVVGLLLATGLHLFTRRTRHGVAMLAVVQNPNAARLMGIDVSRAIAASYAVSAVLAGIAALLIAPLFNVSSDMGTLFGIKAFAAAIIGGLGSAWGVMLAGLCLGLIEVFATSYLGSVYTQIITFASVIVILVVLPHGLLGRAGVKKV; encoded by the coding sequence ATGTCAATTCTTCCTGCGATTATCACAGGATTAGCTCTCGGCAGCATGTACGGGCTGCTCGCGCTTGGCTTTCACGTTACTTACGCAGTATCCGGCACGGTAAATTTCTCCCAGGGAAGCTCAATGACCCTGGGCGCCGTGGCCGGATACTTTTTTCTTGTTCTGTGGGGTTGGCCGGGCGCTCTCGGGATTCCGGCTGTCCTGGCGATCTGCGCCCTCTATGGCCTCATCATCGAACGCTACGCCGTGCGTCCGTTCGTGCAACGCGGATCTGACAACTGGCTGATGGCCACCGTTGCCGTCGGCATCATCGTCGATAACCTGATGCTGTTTGTATTCGGCAAAGAGCCTCGTGGCTTTCCATCGATCCTCGCAGTGAAACCGATCCAGATCGTCGAAGGAGCTGGCGTCTACCCGCTTCAGCTTCTGATACCTGTGGTCGGCCTGCTGCTGGCGACGGGTCTTCACCTGTTCACCCGCCGTACGCGCCACGGCGTCGCCATGCTGGCGGTCGTGCAGAATCCAAATGCAGCGCGCCTGATGGGCATCGATGTCAGCCGCGCCATCGCGGCGAGCTATGCGGTGTCGGCCGTTCTCGCCGGGATCGCGGCACTTCTGATCGCGCCATTGTTCAACGTCTCTTCGGATATGGGGACGCTGTTCGGCATCAAGGCATTCGCCGCCGCGATCATCGGGGGTCTCGGCAGTGCATGGGGGGTTATGCTGGCCGGACTTTGTCTTGGCCTCATCGAGGTGTTCGCCACCAGCTATCTCGGCTCGGTCTATACCCAGATCATCACCTTTGCTTCCGTCATTGTCATCCTCGTAGTTCTGCCTCACGGGCTGCTCGGCCGCGCTGGAGTTAAAAAGGTATGA
- the fdrA gene encoding acyl-CoA synthetase FdrA, which translates to MSAFVLNEIRKGFYLDSVALMRLSREIAAAPGILEAALMMGTPSNLAIMRNAGLLDGDIAAQGNDLILAVRAENEQSARSALGDALKALDKPKTQSSGEAAWQPRSIGAAVKAAPDANLALISVPGEFAAAEARKALNRGLHVLMFSDNVSIADELSLKQHARELGLLMMGPDCGTAVIGGAPLAFANKLKRGKIGIIGASGTGTQEVSCLISEAGEGISHAIGVGGRDLKKEIGGITTLMAMDALDADPATDRVVLISKPPHPDVAKVVIGRIAKSPKPYTVCFIGAASADLPPNAKFARTLKDAAELALGGRIIGANFNVTKLATRLPRRKGERRIEGLFAGGTLCAEAQVILGAGGRKVASNAAIPNVPDLDAPESVGRDRIIDLGADEYTQGRPHPMIDPSVRDDALRAALIDPEVAVILVDLVIGYGAHADPATHLAEIVADRADNAPIIVASVTGTELDRQVRSAQVRRLEEAGVMVAPSNAQACELVLAIATNDIKVNRYANT; encoded by the coding sequence ATGAGTGCGTTCGTACTGAATGAGATTCGGAAGGGTTTCTATCTGGATTCCGTCGCGCTGATGCGGCTGTCGCGTGAGATCGCGGCGGCGCCCGGCATTCTCGAAGCCGCGCTGATGATGGGGACGCCGTCGAATTTGGCCATTATGCGTAACGCCGGGCTTCTTGACGGCGATATCGCGGCGCAAGGCAACGATCTCATCCTTGCGGTCAGGGCCGAGAACGAACAGTCCGCGCGCTCTGCGCTTGGTGACGCGCTCAAGGCGCTCGATAAGCCAAAGACCCAGAGTTCGGGAGAAGCTGCATGGCAGCCGCGCAGCATCGGTGCGGCGGTCAAGGCCGCCCCTGACGCAAATCTGGCGTTGATATCCGTTCCCGGCGAGTTCGCCGCGGCGGAAGCACGCAAGGCGCTCAATCGCGGACTTCACGTGTTGATGTTCAGTGACAACGTCTCGATTGCGGATGAATTGTCGCTCAAGCAGCATGCGCGGGAGTTGGGTCTGCTGATGATGGGGCCGGACTGCGGTACGGCCGTCATCGGTGGCGCGCCGCTGGCATTCGCCAACAAGCTGAAGCGCGGCAAGATCGGGATCATCGGGGCGTCCGGGACCGGCACCCAGGAAGTTTCGTGTCTCATCTCCGAAGCGGGCGAGGGCATCTCGCATGCGATCGGCGTTGGCGGGCGCGACCTGAAAAAAGAAATCGGCGGGATTACGACGCTGATGGCGATGGACGCGCTGGACGCCGATCCGGCAACGGATCGCGTTGTGCTGATCTCCAAGCCGCCGCATCCCGATGTCGCGAAGGTTGTAATCGGGCGCATCGCCAAGAGTCCGAAGCCCTACACGGTCTGCTTCATTGGCGCTGCTTCAGCCGATCTGCCGCCGAATGCGAAGTTTGCCCGCACACTTAAGGATGCTGCTGAACTCGCACTCGGAGGCCGGATCATCGGCGCTAACTTCAACGTCACGAAACTGGCTACACGTCTGCCGAGGCGCAAGGGTGAGCGCCGGATCGAGGGTTTGTTTGCGGGCGGAACACTCTGCGCCGAAGCACAGGTGATCCTCGGGGCCGGCGGTCGCAAGGTGGCGTCGAACGCGGCGATCCCCAACGTTCCCGATCTCGATGCGCCAGAGAGCGTGGGCCGAGACCGGATCATCGATCTCGGAGCCGACGAATATACCCAAGGCCGTCCACATCCCATGATCGATCCGTCGGTGCGCGACGACGCCTTGCGCGCAGCGCTGATCGATCCCGAGGTCGCGGTCATTCTTGTTGATCTCGTGATTGGCTACGGCGCGCATGCCGATCCTGCAACGCATCTGGCGGAGATCGTGGCGGACCGCGCTGACAATGCGCCCATCATTGTTGCTTCGGTAACGGGCACCGAGCTTGATCGGCAGGTGCGCTCCGCGCAGGTCCGGCGTCTGGAAGAAGCAGGCGTTATGGTCGCGCCGTCGAATGCACAGGCATGCGAACTCGTGCTGGCTATCGCGACCAATGACATCAAGGTGAACCGCTATGCGAACACTTAA
- a CDS encoding ABC transporter substrate-binding protein encodes MFRNMAGAAFSTALLFSSGALAADPIKIGLVTALSGQSARAGEALTRGATIAIEEINAKGGVLGRPLELVRRDDESNPAKGLIAARELIQREKVAALIGGLDTPVALAIVPFVNNAKMPFVVPWAAGTAITQNGASSNYVFRVSAMDDEVDKAIVQFARKTYDTKKPGLILVNNPWGESNEHGLKLAMKAAGTEPAGIEKFEGNDVDVVPQLSRLKQAGADTLFLVGNVGPASQVVKSLDRMGWAPPIVSHWGPAGGRFTELAGPNAKNVIFVQTYSFFGDLSPAGKKVMAALQAKYPDIKGPADVTPAVGVANAYDTVLMIASAIQKAGKTDPTAIRDGFYAIDRVDGLIKTYEKPFTQTKHDALTENDYIWTRFEDNRILPFVKK; translated from the coding sequence ATGTTCAGAAACATGGCCGGCGCAGCCTTCTCCACAGCGTTGTTGTTTTCATCCGGCGCACTGGCTGCAGACCCGATCAAGATCGGGCTCGTCACTGCCCTTTCGGGGCAATCGGCCCGGGCTGGCGAGGCGTTGACCCGCGGAGCCACTATCGCCATCGAAGAGATCAATGCAAAGGGCGGCGTCCTTGGCCGGCCGCTCGAACTGGTCCGCCGCGACGACGAAAGCAATCCGGCCAAGGGGCTGATCGCAGCGCGCGAACTGATCCAGCGCGAGAAGGTTGCCGCGCTGATCGGCGGCCTCGACACTCCGGTCGCCCTCGCGATTGTACCGTTCGTCAACAACGCCAAGATGCCTTTCGTGGTGCCATGGGCCGCCGGCACCGCCATCACCCAAAATGGTGCCAGCTCGAACTATGTATTTCGCGTCTCGGCCATGGACGATGAAGTCGACAAGGCTATCGTTCAGTTCGCGCGCAAGACCTACGACACCAAGAAGCCCGGCCTGATTCTCGTCAACAATCCCTGGGGCGAGTCGAACGAGCATGGTCTCAAGTTGGCAATGAAGGCCGCTGGTACCGAACCGGCCGGGATCGAGAAGTTCGAAGGTAACGACGTAGATGTCGTGCCGCAGCTATCGCGGCTGAAGCAGGCCGGAGCTGACACGCTCTTCCTGGTCGGCAACGTCGGTCCGGCTTCACAGGTGGTGAAATCGCTTGACCGCATGGGCTGGGCACCGCCGATCGTCTCCCACTGGGGCCCCGCCGGCGGCCGCTTCACCGAACTCGCAGGCCCCAACGCCAAGAACGTGATCTTCGTGCAGACCTACAGCTTCTTCGGCGACCTCTCACCTGCCGGCAAGAAGGTCATGGCGGCATTGCAAGCGAAGTATCCCGACATCAAGGGACCTGCAGATGTCACTCCGGCTGTCGGCGTTGCCAATGCCTATGACACCGTCCTGATGATCGCGAGCGCAATCCAGAAAGCCGGCAAGACCGACCCGACAGCGATCCGTGACGGCTTCTATGCAATCGACCGTGTCGATGGCCTGATCAAGACCTACGAGAAGCCCTTTACGCAGACAAAGCACGATGCCCTCACGGAGAACGACTACATCTGGACCCGGTTCGAGGACAACCGCATCCTGCCGTTCGTAAAAAAGTAA
- a CDS encoding amidohydrolase family protein: MTEFDALFRNARLSDGRVVDIAVRNGRIAAITSDQCGSVSAHETLDLNRRLVLPGLVDGHIHLDKGFIGDEWKPHRPCTAGFNVRERVEFEKQELAKAKPIPVRAAGLIELCVTQGTTHMRSHVDIDPGIGLRNLEQVVAVRDAHRDRVSIQIVAFPQSGIVTAPGTRELLDEAVRNGADLVGGLDPAGYDGDIAGHLDAIFDIAGRHGVGIDIHLHDGDLLGVFEIEEIARRTKALGLAGKVTISHAYALGQVSRDIAQRAANQLAEAGVSILTNAPGAHAFPPVLLLHDAGVNVFAGNDNIRDSWWPYGDGDLLERAMIVGYRSGFNTDAELALAFDMVTSSAAKALTIEGYGLVEGGVADFLVLDAQHIQEAVISRPKSRDVYKAGRLIASNGAMTADGR; the protein is encoded by the coding sequence TTGACTGAGTTCGACGCCCTGTTTCGAAATGCACGACTGTCCGATGGACGCGTTGTCGATATCGCCGTCAGGAATGGCCGCATCGCCGCGATCACCTCCGATCAGTGCGGCTCCGTGTCGGCGCATGAAACCTTGGATCTCAACCGTCGTCTCGTGCTGCCGGGTCTCGTCGACGGCCACATTCATCTCGACAAGGGCTTCATCGGCGACGAGTGGAAACCCCATAGGCCCTGCACTGCGGGCTTCAACGTCCGCGAACGGGTTGAATTCGAAAAGCAGGAGCTTGCCAAGGCGAAGCCTATTCCCGTGCGCGCCGCGGGTCTGATCGAGCTCTGCGTCACGCAGGGAACGACCCATATGCGCAGCCACGTCGATATCGATCCGGGGATCGGGTTACGGAATCTTGAGCAAGTCGTGGCGGTTCGCGATGCGCATCGCGACAGGGTGTCAATCCAGATCGTTGCCTTTCCGCAGAGCGGCATCGTGACAGCGCCTGGTACGCGCGAATTGCTCGATGAGGCCGTTCGTAACGGTGCCGATCTCGTCGGAGGCCTAGATCCGGCTGGCTATGATGGCGACATCGCAGGACATCTCGATGCGATCTTCGATATCGCAGGACGTCATGGCGTTGGGATAGACATACATCTGCATGACGGCGATCTGCTCGGTGTCTTCGAAATCGAGGAGATCGCGCGGCGCACCAAGGCGCTCGGGCTTGCCGGCAAGGTAACGATCAGTCACGCCTATGCGCTCGGTCAGGTTTCCCGCGATATCGCGCAGCGGGCGGCAAATCAGCTTGCAGAGGCGGGGGTGTCTATTCTGACGAACGCGCCCGGAGCCCACGCCTTTCCGCCGGTGCTGCTGCTTCATGACGCTGGCGTCAACGTGTTCGCAGGCAACGACAATATTCGGGATTCCTGGTGGCCTTACGGCGACGGCGATCTGCTGGAACGGGCAATGATCGTGGGGTATCGTTCGGGCTTCAACACCGATGCGGAACTCGCGCTTGCTTTCGATATGGTGACGTCGAGCGCAGCGAAAGCGCTCACTATCGAGGGTTATGGTCTCGTCGAAGGTGGGGTAGCCGATTTCCTCGTGCTCGACGCGCAGCACATCCAGGAAGCGGTGATTTCCCGGCCGAAGTCGCGCGACGTCTACAAGGCGGGTCGTCTGATTGCCAGTAACGGAGCGATGACCGCCGATGGGCGTTGA